Proteins co-encoded in one Polyangiaceae bacterium genomic window:
- a CDS encoding TIGR00266 family protein: protein MVAGQDSLQPTASPGPAHEITHGPSFAMLRVDVAPGQVLVAEAGSMVARNQSVSMAVKLNAGRAAGFLAMLKAIVIALIRKFVGGETFVVNHFSAASGGSVWLAPHMAGHIVHRRLQGETLVLSAGAYLAHLGDIDMGMRFGGLKGLLAKEGAFFLEINGNGDLWFNSYGGIETVEVSEPFMVDNGHLVGYEGNLDFQIKSVGGGMMGFVASGEGLVCEFNGQGRVYLQSRNLSSLVDWLTPLLP from the coding sequence GTGGTCGCAGGACAGGACTCGCTTCAACCAACCGCATCTCCGGGGCCAGCTCACGAGATCACGCACGGGCCATCCTTCGCCATGCTGCGCGTCGACGTGGCGCCTGGACAGGTCCTAGTCGCGGAAGCGGGCAGCATGGTGGCCCGGAATCAGAGCGTGAGCATGGCCGTGAAGTTGAACGCGGGACGAGCCGCCGGCTTCTTGGCGATGCTCAAAGCCATCGTGATCGCACTGATCCGCAAGTTCGTGGGTGGCGAGACCTTCGTGGTCAATCACTTCAGCGCAGCCAGCGGCGGCAGTGTGTGGCTCGCGCCGCACATGGCAGGACACATCGTGCACCGCCGCCTGCAGGGCGAGACCCTGGTGCTCAGCGCGGGGGCGTACCTGGCGCATCTCGGCGACATCGACATGGGCATGCGCTTCGGTGGCTTGAAGGGCCTCTTGGCGAAGGAAGGGGCGTTCTTTCTCGAGATCAACGGGAACGGCGACCTGTGGTTCAACAGCTACGGTGGCATCGAAACCGTGGAGGTCAGCGAACCCTTCATGGTGGATAACGGTCATCTCGTCGGATACGAGGGCAACCTCGATTTCCAAATCAAGAGCGTAGGCGGCGGCATGATGGGCTTCGTCGCCTCGGGCGAAGGGTTGGTGTGCGAGTTCAACGGGCAGGGACGCGTGTACTTGCAGAGTCGCAACCTGAGCTCCCTCGTGGATTGGCTCACGCCACTGTTGCCCTGA
- a CDS encoding methyltransferase domain-containing protein, whose protein sequence is MQDRERWDARHAAEPLDRPRPPDAWVREVVEGLASTPRSALDLACGTGRHALWLAQRGTSVEAWDVSPVGLRRLRQQAQERGLVIETREVDLSGPLPTPLPRDLVLVVDYLDRELLDRLAPWITPGGHALVSTFTDDYPGPHPSARFRLRRGELRALQGLETRIAQERGGRALLLATRA, encoded by the coding sequence ATGCAAGATCGAGAACGTTGGGATGCGCGGCATGCAGCCGAACCCCTCGACCGTCCGCGCCCTCCAGACGCCTGGGTGCGCGAGGTCGTGGAGGGGCTCGCATCGACCCCGCGCTCTGCGTTGGATCTGGCGTGCGGCACGGGCCGACACGCGCTGTGGTTGGCGCAGCGCGGAACCAGCGTCGAGGCATGGGACGTGAGTCCGGTTGGCTTGCGGCGACTGAGGCAGCAAGCGCAGGAGCGCGGCCTGGTCATCGAGACGCGGGAAGTCGACCTGTCGGGCCCCCTGCCGACTCCACTCCCGCGAGATCTCGTGCTGGTGGTGGACTACTTGGATCGAGAGCTGCTCGACCGACTGGCGCCGTGGATCACCCCCGGCGGCCATGCACTGGTGAGCACGTTCACCGACGACTACCCAGGGCCGCATCCCTCCGCCCGATTCCGGCTCCGGCGCGGAGAGCTTCGAGCGCTCCAGGGTCTGGAAACTCGGATCGCCCAGGAGCGCGGCGGGCGCGCGCTGCTGCTTGCCACGCGGGCTTAG
- a CDS encoding DUF2927 domain-containing protein, with product MRAWVCLALVALGCSGSTDHAAPLDGGGSGAVGATSGGGNGAGAGTGSVGGAAGQGGGAGQGGAAAAPAREDVRAWVKEVTLGPEFGGSGKVCSRWATSPTLSVMQGDASVRQDLVDLVPILNGLLANSGTQLELVTDQNDAADIKVYYAPLASFDSIAANNGFPYVQGNWGYFYTFWNGAHEITRGYVMLATDKLSGDTLRHFTFEEVTQVLGLSNDSAYFADSIFYANGANGGSATELSALDEQLVTFFYSHVQPGDTEPGLDAAFDAYFP from the coding sequence ATGCGCGCTTGGGTGTGCCTTGCACTGGTCGCTCTAGGATGTTCCGGCTCGACGGACCACGCTGCGCCTCTCGACGGCGGTGGCAGTGGTGCCGTGGGCGCTACCAGTGGCGGCGGCAACGGTGCCGGCGCGGGCACGGGGAGCGTCGGAGGCGCTGCCGGTCAGGGTGGCGGCGCAGGTCAAGGCGGAGCGGCCGCTGCGCCAGCGCGCGAAGACGTGCGCGCGTGGGTAAAGGAGGTCACGCTGGGTCCCGAGTTTGGAGGGAGCGGCAAGGTCTGCTCACGCTGGGCAACGTCGCCCACCCTCAGCGTCATGCAAGGCGACGCTTCCGTTCGTCAAGATCTCGTCGACCTCGTCCCGATCCTCAACGGGCTGCTGGCAAACAGCGGAACACAGTTGGAGCTCGTCACGGATCAAAACGACGCTGCGGACATCAAGGTGTACTACGCACCGCTCGCGTCTTTCGATTCGATTGCCGCGAACAACGGGTTTCCGTACGTCCAGGGCAACTGGGGGTACTTCTACACCTTCTGGAACGGCGCCCACGAGATCACGCGGGGCTATGTCATGCTGGCGACGGACAAACTGAGCGGCGACACCCTGCGCCACTTCACCTTTGAAGAAGTCACGCAGGTGCTCGGGCTCTCGAACGACTCGGCGTACTTCGCCGATAGCATCTTCTACGCCAATGGAGCCAACGGCGGCTCCGCAACCGAGCTGTCCGCGCTGGACGAGCAGCTCGTCACGTTCTTCTACTCCCACGTGCAGCCCGGCGACACCGAGCCAGGACTCGATGCCGCCTTCGACGCCTACTTCCCCTGA
- a CDS encoding DUF1287 domain-containing protein, with protein MPPRKLMPPRWASRLGVLLLVLGGCSKLATPQGAPVAETPPAPTKRAEARPATAAKDDKAVVATGRSDLVPAGSAVDGVVAEASLGVSDVGVFGDLDGRVQLPAPRGADELLLDEGRRLLTAYAGAYPLKVYPVGAGEELSVGATRLRLRAGDVEELRGLLGRVVLRHLPPGQAPPPGDADGDGIADPLDLRIGAEKAALNGASYSDAYFSMPFPGGDPPRDRGACVDVIVRAARNAGFDLQAALQRDIAGAKSLYGVERPDANIDHRRVRVVIRYFERHWRAHSAALDDAADPLRPGDVVFLDTFPDRPGPDHVGVLVEARGKSGHPLVINNWTTGYTTRAMDLLGFVPVTHRFRFPSKH; from the coding sequence GTGCCTCCTCGCAAGCTCATGCCGCCGCGCTGGGCCTCGCGCCTCGGCGTGCTGCTTCTGGTTCTTGGGGGATGCTCCAAGCTGGCAACACCTCAGGGCGCGCCAGTCGCAGAAACACCACCCGCTCCGACCAAGCGCGCCGAGGCGCGACCCGCCACCGCGGCCAAGGATGACAAAGCTGTCGTCGCAACCGGCCGGTCCGATCTCGTTCCCGCCGGCAGCGCAGTTGACGGGGTCGTTGCGGAAGCTTCCCTGGGTGTGAGCGACGTTGGCGTGTTCGGCGATCTGGACGGACGCGTGCAGCTGCCTGCGCCACGAGGAGCCGACGAGCTGCTGCTCGACGAAGGGCGCCGGCTGTTGACGGCATACGCGGGCGCCTACCCCCTAAAGGTGTATCCCGTGGGCGCGGGTGAGGAGCTCAGCGTAGGTGCGACGCGTTTGCGGCTGCGTGCGGGTGACGTCGAGGAGCTGCGCGGGCTCTTGGGGCGCGTGGTCCTGCGACACTTGCCGCCGGGGCAGGCGCCGCCGCCCGGTGACGCCGACGGCGACGGCATCGCCGATCCCCTGGATCTGCGCATCGGGGCAGAAAAGGCTGCGCTCAACGGCGCCAGCTACAGCGACGCCTACTTCAGCATGCCTTTCCCCGGCGGCGACCCGCCGCGGGATCGCGGGGCGTGCGTGGACGTCATCGTGCGAGCGGCGCGCAACGCGGGCTTCGATCTTCAGGCGGCGCTGCAGCGTGACATCGCGGGCGCAAAGTCACTCTACGGAGTCGAGCGTCCGGACGCCAACATCGATCACCGTCGCGTGCGCGTGGTGATTCGCTACTTCGAACGCCACTGGCGCGCGCACAGTGCCGCCCTGGACGACGCCGCCGACCCCTTGCGTCCCGGCGACGTCGTGTTTCTGGACACCTTCCCGGATCGCCCTGGACCGGATCACGTCGGCGTACTGGTGGAAGCTCGCGGCAAGAGCGGCCACCCGCTGGTGATCAACAACTGGACGACTGGCTACACCACCCGCGCCATGGACTTGCTCGGCTTCGTGCCAGTCACCCACCGCTTCCGCTTCCCCAGCAAGCACTAG
- a CDS encoding ABC transporter ATP-binding protein yields the protein MSEHELFVRFQAVGKAFRRRHLKSFLLHDLWPGRSLEADGEDLFWALRDVSFDVRGGETVAILGTNGSGKSTTLALAAGASNPTEGRVSVRGRIAPVLALGVGFEPDMTAPENAYINASLLGVGRDEAAERIEAILAFADLKDFVNVPVRNYSTGMVARLGFGVAMHVDADVLLVDEVLAVGDGAFQQKCLARLRELQQQEKTLLFVTHDLEMAEKICNRCVWIRAGHIEADGPLSQVLPEYRAFLDAGA from the coding sequence ATGTCTGAACACGAGCTCTTCGTGCGCTTCCAGGCTGTGGGCAAGGCGTTCCGCCGCCGTCATCTCAAGTCCTTTTTGCTGCACGATCTGTGGCCCGGCCGCAGTCTAGAGGCAGACGGTGAGGACTTGTTCTGGGCCCTGCGCGACGTGAGTTTCGACGTGCGCGGGGGTGAGACCGTAGCCATCTTGGGCACCAACGGTAGCGGCAAGAGTACTACCCTCGCGCTGGCCGCGGGCGCGAGCAATCCGACCGAGGGACGTGTGTCCGTGCGGGGCCGCATTGCTCCGGTGCTCGCGCTCGGTGTCGGTTTCGAACCGGACATGACCGCGCCGGAGAACGCGTACATCAACGCCAGCCTACTGGGGGTCGGGCGCGACGAAGCTGCAGAACGCATCGAGGCGATTCTCGCCTTCGCCGACCTGAAGGACTTCGTCAACGTGCCGGTGCGCAACTACTCGACAGGTATGGTGGCGCGCTTGGGGTTTGGCGTCGCCATGCACGTGGACGCGGACGTACTCTTGGTCGACGAAGTGCTCGCCGTCGGGGACGGCGCGTTCCAGCAGAAGTGCCTGGCGCGACTCCGCGAGCTGCAGCAGCAGGAGAAGACGCTGCTGTTCGTCACCCACGATCTCGAGATGGCCGAAAAGATCTGCAATCGCTGCGTCTGGATTCGCGCCGGCCACATCGAGGCGGACGGACCCTTGTCCCAGGTGTTGCCCGAGTACCGCGCTTTTCTCGACGCGGGAGCATGA
- a CDS encoding ABC transporter permease, with product MAKPEALYRHRTPQGTYLGSADGKALPLGRLRHLIIEISQHRHALGVFTLSRFRATYRAQALGLMWPVANPTILMIVMTVFFGVIFPPEVEAYPVFLLLGLVPWHFLSHAWTDGTTCLLHHAAVIKRTSVPAYVVSMGTVFSHVFNLGFASLSLLPLIALYPGAFRVSLAMLALPVVLGLLVVLGLGLVLFTGILNVVYRDVGYIVNSVLLVLFWATPIIYPFDKVPASYQGFMMFNPMASLIHCVRVIVMQGEFPPARAFWPACAVSFGVLALGGLMYRRFATEVSDHV from the coding sequence ATGGCGAAACCGGAGGCGCTGTATCGCCACCGCACTCCCCAGGGAACCTACTTGGGCAGTGCCGACGGGAAAGCGCTACCTCTGGGCAGGCTGCGCCATCTGATCATCGAGATCTCGCAACACCGGCACGCGTTGGGCGTGTTCACGCTGAGTCGTTTCCGCGCAACCTATCGCGCACAAGCCCTGGGGCTGATGTGGCCGGTCGCCAACCCCACGATCCTGATGATCGTGATGACCGTGTTCTTCGGCGTGATCTTCCCGCCCGAGGTGGAAGCCTACCCGGTGTTCTTGCTGCTTGGGCTCGTGCCCTGGCACTTCTTGTCCCACGCGTGGACCGACGGCACGACTTGCCTTTTGCACCATGCGGCCGTGATCAAGCGTACGAGCGTTCCTGCCTACGTAGTCAGCATGGGCACGGTGTTCTCTCACGTTTTCAACCTGGGGTTTGCGTCGCTCTCCTTGCTGCCTCTCATCGCGCTCTACCCCGGTGCCTTCCGCGTGTCCTTGGCGATGTTGGCGCTGCCGGTGGTGCTCGGGCTGCTCGTCGTGCTCGGACTCGGCTTGGTGCTGTTCACGGGCATCTTGAACGTGGTGTATCGCGACGTCGGCTACATCGTGAACTCGGTGCTGCTCGTTCTGTTTTGGGCGACGCCGATCATCTATCCTTTCGACAAGGTTCCAGCTAGCTACCAGGGATTCATGATGTTCAATCCCATGGCGTCTCTGATCCACTGCGTGCGGGTGATCGTCATGCAAGGCGAGTTCCCCCCAGCGCGTGCCTTTTGGCCCGCGTGTGCGGTGTCTTTCGGGGTACTGGCGTTGGGCGGGCTGATGTACCGGCGCTTCGCCACCGAGGTGTCGGACCATGTCTGA
- a CDS encoding GYF domain-containing protein: protein MGLDDAGDFWFWATNDGALKTVDKRELENSLRKGEIPADALVWRAGWGEWLRAAEVKELAPSISPAARLTLATPTMSPDATHPPPIPKGNGHLAPIIPVASTPMNDKPVTQLLVETELSAEELQPIKAAPPPPKSSAPARPKSSVPPRPKSMPPQPPRTGAKAAPIIPAKSTAKNDKPETIDIPVDEIDVQAEPNEPAPPSANWKEVAAAKVAHKPEASPIVPAASSPKNDPPTGEIAAAEIEFVEEKKATLSDLEASLPARAKPAAFKSTMLGMPAAAPAPVAAPPAPAPVAPVAAAPAAAPAAPAAAAPAAEAPATAFKSTMLGMPAAPAAAAPAPAPVVTAPVAAPVIQEQVVAADAIVPVSDPENEAPTMVKESPLNAPAQADPLPSWSADVDAEVAAAQAAQAALPVPTPPPPAVARPSYESITPPKKSNLGLLLGGIGMVVVLGVATVGAGLFYFKPWESKDTAATTTKPTSVKPTESAAPAGVASSTTACKVTTTGKQVAPAIFLGIPPYVAMAGDQVAVGFAESTSKAVGITVNPSSLASTQVMTRASTSAITGVVPVMDGGKVSFVVDREGPLKVAHTVDAKERFVIGMGEKGYARTVGSNTPELLWPFEAEKLTEARVASVDGVGHAVTFRKGGRVGEIAVGWLNADGSKKTELATVDAGGPRVGTPTLAAGERDILVTFAARSEDSSPWGMRYAKAAHGEVPKTSRELDIPAGGPGKEAISPTAAGLPGNRWLVQWTEGPAGERTVRAQTFDGDMNPLGEPMRLAPAGQEAGQGVIAMQGETATAFYMVKSGSSYQLWATALSCK from the coding sequence GTGGGATTGGACGACGCAGGAGATTTCTGGTTCTGGGCGACGAACGATGGCGCCCTCAAAACGGTGGACAAGCGCGAGCTGGAAAACAGCCTGCGCAAGGGCGAGATCCCGGCGGACGCTTTGGTCTGGCGCGCGGGTTGGGGCGAGTGGCTGCGCGCGGCAGAGGTGAAGGAGCTGGCTCCTTCGATTTCGCCCGCTGCCCGCCTGACGTTGGCGACGCCGACGATGAGCCCCGACGCCACGCACCCACCTCCCATTCCGAAGGGCAACGGACATCTGGCCCCCATCATTCCGGTGGCATCCACCCCGATGAACGACAAGCCGGTCACGCAACTGTTGGTCGAGACGGAACTCTCGGCTGAAGAGCTCCAGCCCATCAAGGCCGCTCCGCCGCCGCCGAAGAGCAGCGCGCCAGCGCGACCCAAGAGCAGTGTGCCGCCGCGACCGAAGAGCATGCCACCACAGCCCCCACGCACTGGTGCGAAAGCAGCTCCAATCATTCCAGCGAAGTCGACGGCCAAGAACGACAAGCCCGAGACCATCGACATTCCCGTGGACGAGATCGACGTGCAAGCGGAACCCAACGAGCCCGCGCCGCCGTCCGCAAACTGGAAGGAAGTCGCCGCAGCCAAGGTGGCCCACAAGCCCGAGGCGAGCCCGATCGTCCCCGCAGCATCCAGCCCCAAGAACGATCCTCCGACGGGGGAGATCGCCGCGGCGGAAATCGAATTCGTCGAGGAAAAGAAGGCGACGCTTTCGGATCTGGAAGCCTCGCTTCCCGCACGTGCGAAGCCCGCAGCCTTCAAGTCCACGATGCTCGGAATGCCCGCCGCCGCTCCGGCGCCCGTGGCCGCTCCGCCAGCTCCTGCGCCCGTCGCGCCCGTGGCCGCCGCACCCGCAGCTGCGCCCGCGGCACCCGCTGCTGCCGCACCCGCTGCGGAAGCCCCCGCGACGGCCTTCAAGTCCACGATGCTCGGAATGCCGGCCGCACCCGCAGCTGCAGCGCCGGCACCTGCACCCGTCGTTACTGCTCCGGTCGCAGCTCCCGTGATTCAGGAGCAGGTCGTAGCTGCCGACGCCATCGTGCCCGTGTCGGATCCCGAGAACGAAGCACCGACGATGGTGAAGGAGTCTCCTCTGAACGCGCCTGCGCAGGCAGATCCGTTGCCGAGCTGGAGCGCCGATGTCGACGCGGAAGTCGCAGCCGCGCAGGCCGCACAGGCGGCGCTGCCCGTGCCCACGCCTCCTCCTCCGGCGGTAGCCCGGCCAAGCTACGAATCGATCACCCCGCCCAAGAAGTCCAACCTGGGCTTGCTGTTGGGAGGCATCGGCATGGTGGTCGTGCTTGGCGTGGCCACCGTCGGCGCGGGCTTGTTCTACTTCAAGCCGTGGGAGAGCAAGGACACGGCTGCGACCACGACGAAGCCGACGAGCGTGAAGCCGACCGAGAGCGCCGCGCCCGCGGGCGTCGCCTCGAGCACCACCGCCTGCAAGGTGACCACGACTGGCAAGCAGGTGGCTCCCGCGATCTTCCTCGGCATTCCGCCCTACGTCGCCATGGCAGGGGACCAAGTGGCCGTTGGCTTCGCCGAGAGCACCTCCAAGGCAGTTGGCATCACCGTCAACCCGAGCAGCTTGGCATCGACCCAGGTCATGACGCGCGCCAGCACTTCCGCGATCACGGGCGTGGTGCCCGTCATGGATGGTGGCAAGGTGTCCTTCGTCGTGGATCGAGAAGGCCCACTCAAGGTCGCTCACACCGTCGACGCCAAGGAACGCTTCGTCATTGGCATGGGCGAGAAAGGCTACGCACGCACCGTGGGCAGCAACACGCCCGAGCTGCTGTGGCCCTTCGAGGCAGAGAAGCTGACTGAAGCTCGCGTCGCCAGCGTCGATGGTGTCGGACACGCGGTGACCTTCCGCAAGGGCGGTCGCGTGGGTGAGATCGCCGTGGGCTGGCTCAACGCCGACGGCAGCAAGAAGACCGAGTTGGCCACCGTGGATGCAGGGGGCCCGCGCGTCGGAACGCCCACCCTGGCGGCGGGCGAGCGAGACATCCTCGTCACCTTTGCCGCGCGCAGCGAAGACAGCTCCCCCTGGGGAATGCGCTACGCCAAGGCGGCGCACGGTGAGGTGCCCAAGACCTCCCGCGAGCTGGACATTCCTGCTGGTGGTCCTGGCAAGGAAGCAATCTCCCCCACGGCCGCGGGGCTACCGGGCAACCGCTGGTTGGTGCAATGGACCGAAGGGCCCGCGGGCGAGCGCACCGTTCGCGCCCAGACCTTCGACGGCGACATGAATCCCCTCGGCGAGCCAATGCGACTCGCTCCCGCGGGTCAGGAAGCCGGGCAGGGCGTCATCGCCATGCAGGGCGAGACGGCCACGGCCTTCTACATGGTCAAGAGCGGTAGCAGCTATCAGCTGTGGGCTACGGCGCTCAGCTGCAAGTGA
- a CDS encoding TIGR00266 family protein has protein sequence MQYDILEKPDFSLVRVVFAGPGEQMLVESAAMVAKSSAIEMKTQMQGGLLGAAKRKLLGGESIFQNTFTATAPGQQLWLAPGPEGDVDVIEMDGHTPVYLSSGAFLASAPTVQLDTKWHGARGFFSGAGLFLLMAQGTGPLFFCAYGGIHAIDVPPEGYIVDTTHIVGFSGGLNYQVKKVGGLKSLFFSGEGLVCHFSGQGRLWISTRNPGSLANFVHAFRSVSSN, from the coding sequence ATGCAGTACGACATTCTCGAAAAGCCCGACTTCTCGCTGGTGCGCGTGGTCTTCGCCGGGCCGGGCGAGCAGATGCTGGTCGAAAGTGCCGCGATGGTCGCGAAGAGCAGCGCCATCGAAATGAAGACGCAAATGCAGGGCGGGCTGCTCGGCGCAGCCAAGCGCAAGCTGCTCGGTGGCGAGAGCATCTTCCAAAACACGTTCACCGCGACCGCGCCGGGTCAGCAGCTGTGGCTGGCGCCTGGCCCCGAAGGCGACGTCGACGTGATCGAAATGGACGGCCACACCCCGGTGTATCTCTCCTCGGGCGCGTTTCTGGCCAGTGCGCCCACGGTGCAGCTCGACACCAAGTGGCACGGTGCCAGGGGCTTCTTCAGCGGTGCCGGGCTGTTCTTGTTGATGGCCCAAGGCACGGGTCCCCTATTCTTCTGCGCCTACGGCGGCATCCACGCCATCGATGTGCCTCCCGAAGGCTACATCGTGGACACCACGCACATCGTCGGCTTCTCCGGAGGCCTGAACTACCAAGTGAAAAAAGTCGGCGGCCTCAAGAGCCTGTTCTTCTCCGGGGAAGGCCTCGTCTGTCACTTCTCTGGCCAGGGCCGCCTGTGGATCTCCACACGCAACCCCGGCAGCCTCGCCAACTTCGTCCACGCCTTCCGCAGCGTGAGTTCGAACTAG
- a CDS encoding sugar nucleotide-binding protein: MRVLITGGSGTLGRHLAGAPSLKGMSLSIPSSQQFDVTDPTAATRVFTDLRPELVIHCAARIRTRGSESQEDRWAMSRVNVYGTGVIAQAAEAARSRLLYVSTDFVFDGSKPGGLYVEDDVPCPLGYYALSKFGGEAVALRHPDALCVRTSFNASWPYPKAFTDRFTSKLPAAQAAEELARTALSGLTGLLHVGGPRRSYFEFARALGADVSPMTLAEISSPDPLPVDTSLCSERWRRHRAP; this comes from the coding sequence ATGCGCGTGCTGATCACGGGGGGAAGTGGCACCCTGGGTCGACACCTGGCGGGGGCGCCGTCGCTGAAGGGCATGTCGCTCAGCATACCCAGCTCCCAACAGTTCGACGTGACCGATCCGACGGCGGCGACACGGGTATTCACGGACCTGCGGCCCGAACTCGTGATCCACTGTGCCGCGCGCATTCGCACCCGCGGCAGCGAAAGCCAAGAGGATCGCTGGGCGATGAGTCGAGTGAACGTGTACGGCACCGGTGTCATCGCGCAAGCAGCCGAAGCCGCGAGGTCTCGACTGCTCTACGTATCGACGGACTTCGTATTCGATGGTTCCAAGCCTGGCGGCCTATACGTCGAAGACGACGTGCCGTGCCCCCTGGGCTACTACGCGCTGTCCAAGTTTGGAGGCGAGGCGGTTGCCCTACGACACCCCGACGCGCTCTGCGTGCGCACCAGTTTCAACGCTTCGTGGCCGTACCCCAAGGCCTTCACGGACCGCTTCACTTCCAAGTTGCCGGCCGCTCAGGCCGCCGAAGAGCTGGCCCGGACGGCCCTATCGGGACTGACGGGGTTGCTGCACGTCGGCGGTCCACGTCGAAGCTACTTCGAGTTTGCGCGCGCCCTGGGAGCCGACGTCTCGCCGATGACCCTCGCGGAGATCTCGAGTCCGGACCCGCTGCCCGTGGATACTTCCCTCTGCTCCGAACGCTGGCGCCGACACCGTGCCCCTTGA
- a CDS encoding TIGR00266 family protein, with the protein MQIRIDYRPAHSLANVQLAPDESLIAESGAMVGMTPSIQMQTQSGGLMSGLKRMFGGESFFRNTFTAGAQGGELLLAHALCGDMAVLDMSPAGYFVQSSSFIASTPNVQIETKVGGFRSFFAGEGVFILKASCQGPGQLLVGAFGGIQELVCDGSLVIDTGHLVAWDSSLNYTVGKSGSGWIASFLSGEGLVCHFSGQGRIWIQTRNPAEYGASVGKLLPPRQG; encoded by the coding sequence ATGCAGATACGCATCGACTACCGCCCCGCGCACTCCCTCGCAAATGTCCAGCTCGCACCCGACGAAAGCCTGATCGCGGAAAGCGGAGCCATGGTGGGCATGACGCCGAGCATTCAAATGCAAACCCAGTCGGGGGGGCTGATGAGCGGCTTGAAGCGCATGTTCGGCGGGGAAAGCTTCTTTCGTAATACCTTCACGGCTGGCGCCCAGGGAGGCGAGCTTCTGCTTGCTCACGCGCTGTGCGGCGACATGGCCGTGCTGGACATGTCGCCCGCCGGCTACTTCGTCCAAAGCTCGAGCTTCATCGCGTCGACGCCGAACGTCCAAATCGAGACGAAGGTGGGCGGCTTTCGCAGCTTCTTCGCTGGTGAAGGCGTGTTCATTCTGAAGGCCAGCTGTCAGGGCCCGGGGCAGCTGCTGGTAGGCGCCTTCGGTGGCATCCAAGAGTTGGTGTGCGACGGCAGTCTGGTGATCGACACCGGCCACTTGGTCGCCTGGGACAGCTCGCTGAACTACACGGTCGGCAAGAGCGGGAGCGGTTGGATCGCGTCGTTTCTCTCCGGCGAGGGACTCGTCTGTCACTTCAGCGGACAAGGCCGGATTTGGATTCAGACCCGCAACCCTGCGGAGTACGGCGCGTCGGTGGGCAAGTTGTTGCCACCGCGACAAGGATGA
- a CDS encoding magnesium transporter CorA family protein, whose translation MKSGESISTRTTALRIIEFDFQAKEEREIDMSAAREAMAAGRYVWIDVELSAAEDKPALLIGLDLISHDIIEDALTREPATQHARYADHLHVVVSGCRLVGRNFDLERVDAVLGERFLMTIHDGPVVFLRALDKSYSADFHQFAESPSFLVYELWDHLIDNYLSVQKRFKERVEALQVELIGNVDDMVFARISELGADLLHFRKVVLPARAVLTDLSTRKSRFISDATQPYLANMVGTLERVLQDLLVDRDILSNSLNLYMSLVSHRTNEVMKKLTVVSVIFLPLTFLCGVYGMNFKELPELEWHYGYAGFWVLVVLIVASIGYISRRARLL comes from the coding sequence ATGAAATCAGGTGAATCCATCTCGACTCGGACGACGGCGCTGCGCATCATCGAGTTCGACTTCCAGGCCAAGGAAGAGCGCGAGATTGACATGTCGGCGGCTCGCGAGGCCATGGCTGCGGGTCGCTACGTCTGGATCGACGTCGAGCTGAGTGCGGCTGAAGACAAGCCCGCGTTGTTGATCGGCCTGGACCTGATCAGCCACGACATCATCGAAGACGCCCTGACGCGGGAACCCGCCACACAGCACGCGCGCTACGCCGACCACCTGCACGTCGTCGTCTCCGGCTGTCGCCTGGTAGGGCGTAACTTCGACCTCGAGCGCGTCGACGCCGTGCTCGGCGAGCGCTTCCTGATGACCATCCACGACGGACCGGTGGTGTTCTTGCGCGCCCTCGACAAGAGCTACTCCGCGGACTTTCACCAATTCGCCGAGAGCCCGAGCTTTCTGGTCTACGAACTCTGGGATCATCTCATCGACAACTATCTGTCCGTGCAGAAGCGCTTCAAAGAACGGGTCGAAGCGTTGCAGGTCGAGCTGATCGGCAACGTGGATGACATGGTCTTTGCGCGCATCAGCGAGCTGGGCGCAGACCTGCTCCACTTTCGCAAGGTGGTCCTGCCGGCTCGGGCCGTGCTCACGGATCTGTCGACGCGAAAGTCGCGCTTCATCAGCGACGCGACGCAGCCCTACCTGGCCAACATGGTCGGCACCCTCGAACGCGTTCTACAAGACCTGTTGGTCGACCGTGACATCCTGAGCAACTCGCTCAACTTGTACATGTCCCTGGTGAGCCACCGCACCAATGAAGTGATGAAGAAGCTCACGGTGGTGAGCGTGATCTTCCTGCCGTTGACGTTCTTGTGCGGCGTCTACGGCATGAACTTCAAGGAGCTGCCGGAACTCGAGTGGCACTACGGCTACGCGGGTTTCTGGGTCCTGGTCGTGCTCATCGTCGCGAGCATCGGGTACATTTCCAGACGTGCGCGCCTGCTCTGA